The following nucleotide sequence is from Salinispirillum sp. LH 10-3-1.
CCACCGTTGCATCTGGCGTACAAAGTTGTTCGCTGAGGTAAGCTAACTTGGCGTCGTTAGTGGGTTCGTCGAGTAAGTCCATAATGCCGTCTGAGAACAGAAAAAGGCAGAAATCGTCGGGCAGTGACATCTGGTGGTTTTGATAGGTGGCGAAGTCGAACATGCCCGCAGGCGTGCTTTTCAGTTCCAGATACTCCGCTGGACGACTCGGATAGCGCAGCAAGGGCCACGGATAGGCACCTGCGTTTGAGTACGTCAGCTCATGCGTACGAATGTCCAGCACCCCGTAAAACAGGGCGATGTACTTGGTCATGTTCTCGCGCAGTAATTCAGCATTCAGTGCCGATAGCACTTCGGCCGGATTTTCAATGCTGCCCGTGCCTTCACGAAGATAAGTATCTAAACAAGTGCTCATAAAGCGTTTCAGATAGACGGTCACAAACGCCGAGGCAACGCCATGGCCGGACACATCGGCGATGTAAAAGGCGACCCGGTCGGCATCAATCACAAAGTAATCGAGAAAATCACCGCTCATAAACTCTGACGGCTTAAGTTTGTGTGAAAAGCAGTATTCACCAAATCTTTGCTCGCGCGGTGGCAGTAACTTGAATTGCACGCGCTTACCGGCTCGCTCACCTTCTTCCAGCTCGGTAAGCGAGGCTTGCAGTTTGTCGTGTGCAGCTTGAAGTTCTTGCGTCCGCTCCGCAACCTGAGCCTCGAGGTTGCTGTTGAGTACGTCAAGGTCCTTAATGGCGATGTAAGAGCGCAGCGCCGACACCACACTGGTGATCAAGCGCTGCGCCGTCATCTCCGTTTTTGACCGGTAGTCGTTGATGTCGTATTGCAGCACCACCCTCTGTTCCGGAGCCTGACCAGGTTGCCCGGTGCGCAAAATAATTCGAATGAGCTTGTTGCCAATGGTATCGCGAATGTGGCGTGCGAGGTTCAAACCGGCGTCTTCCGATTCCATTACCACATCCAGCAGTATCAGCGCGATATCGTCTTGTTGCTCCAACACAGCACGGGCTTCGGAGCCGCTGTAGGCGCTATAAAATTCTGCCCGATGGTTCTGAAAGCGAAATTCACGCAACGCCATACGGGTGACTTGGTGCACTTCCGGTTCATCGTCCACAATGAGAATTTTCCAGACGTGGAGGCCGTCGTCGCTTGGATTTTCCTCGGCGAATTGCAGCGCATCGTCGTTGGTCTGTGGCTGCGAGCTGGTCATCCTATTCTCCTAGTTCACTGAACAATGCGTGGAACTTAGATGCCCCTAAGATAAACATAGTCAGGGTAGGGGGGAACTGCAACGTTGTTCAGCCACACTTAGTATTCAACGTCTTACTAGGTACCGGCGCTTAGACCACGAGGGTTACGCGGGTAAAACTTGTCGGGCAATCGATCCAACAGGGCGAATTTCCGAGTGTTCTTATACGGCATCTTCATAAAGCCAGACACC
It contains:
- a CDS encoding SpoIIE family protein phosphatase, with product MTSSQPQTNDDALQFAEENPSDDGLHVWKILIVDDEPEVHQVTRMALREFRFQNHRAEFYSAYSGSEARAVLEQQDDIALILLDVVMESEDAGLNLARHIRDTIGNKLIRIILRTGQPGQAPEQRVVLQYDINDYRSKTEMTAQRLITSVVSALRSYIAIKDLDVLNSNLEAQVAERTQELQAAHDKLQASLTELEEGERAGKRVQFKLLPPREQRFGEYCFSHKLKPSEFMSGDFLDYFVIDADRVAFYIADVSGHGVASAFVTVYLKRFMSTCLDTYLREGTGSIENPAEVLSALNAELLRENMTKYIALFYGVLDIRTHELTYSNAGAYPWPLLRYPSRPAEYLELKSTPAGMFDFATYQNHQMSLPDDFCLFLFSDGIMDLLDEPTNDAKLAYLSEQLCTPDATVDQIIEALDLPSRPAMPDDLTLLKLERRSAQ